GGTAACAAAGAATCACAGGAATGCCCGCTTATCGTCCCCCATGGCGCCGCCTAGAATTGCGCCACCTACCGTGCATCACCACCTCAGGAATTCGCTTGCCGTGCCGCCTCGCATCAGCAGAGAGCTGAAGACTCTCAGTGTTTGGGCTTTATCGTTAGCTATCAGCGGCTGCATCGGAACCGGAGGAATCGCCCCCCAAGGCCAGGCCCTGAATGCCAATACCCTGGCCACCGACGAGGCCATCCAGAGCGCGGCCCGGGATGCCCATTGGCCCACCGCGCACTGGTGGCACGCGTACGGCGACCCGCAACTCGACCGCTGGGTCGAACTGGCCACCCGCGACAGCCCGAGCATGGCCATGGCCGCCGCGCGGGTGCGTGAAGCGCGGGCCATGGCCGGGGTTGCCGAGTCGGCCGAGTCGTTGCAGATCAATAGCGACACCACTCTCAAGCGCCACAACTGGCCGAAGGATCAGTTCTACGGCCCCGGCGAGTTGAGCGGCGCCAACACCTGGGACAACAATTCGTCGTTGGGCCTGAGCTACGCCCTCGACCTGTGGGGCCGCGAACGCAACGCCACCGAGCGGGCCGTGGACCTGGCGCACATGAGCGTCGCCGAGGCGCGCCAGGCCCAGCTCGAACTGCAGAACAACGTGGTGCGCGCCTATATCCAGCTGTCGTTGCACTACGCCAACCGCGATATCGTCGCCGCGACCCTGGCCCAGCAACAGCAGATCCTCGAGCTGGCCAACAAACGCCTGGACGCCGGCATCGGCACGCATTTCGACGTGAGCCAGGCCGAAACGCCATTGCCCGAAACCCATCGCCAACTGGACGCCCTCGACGAGGAAATCGCCCTGAGCCGTAACCAGTTGGCCGCATTGGCGGGCAAAGGGCCGGGCGAGGGCGCGCAGTTGCAACGCCCGAGCCTGTCTCTGGCCGCGCCGTTGAAACTGCCATCGACCCTGCCCGCGCAATTGCTCGGCCAGCGCCCGGACGTGGTCGCCGGCCGCTGGCAAGTGGCGGCCCAGGCGCGTGGCATCGACGTGGCACAGGCGAGCTTCTACCCCAACGTCGACCTGGTCGGCAGCCTTGGCTACGTGGCCACCGGCGGCGGCATGCTGGCGTTTCTGGCCGGCAAGAAATTCAATTACAGCGTCGGCCCGGCGCTCACCTTGCCGATCTTCGACGGTGGCCGCCTGCGTGCCGAGCTGGGTGAAGCCAGCGCCGGCTATGACCTCGCCGTGGCGCGTTACAACCAGACCCTGGTCAATGCGCTCAAGGGCATCAGCGACCAGTTGATCCGCCGCGAATCCATGGACAAGCAATCGTCATTCGCCGCGCAGTCGGTGGCTTCGGCGCAGAAAACCTATGACATCGCGATGATCGCCTACCAGCGCGGCCTCACCGATTACCTGAATGTGCTCAACGCCCAGA
This region of Pseudomonas asgharzadehiana genomic DNA includes:
- a CDS encoding efflux transporter outer membrane subunit; amino-acid sequence: MPPRISRELKTLSVWALSLAISGCIGTGGIAPQGQALNANTLATDEAIQSAARDAHWPTAHWWHAYGDPQLDRWVELATRDSPSMAMAAARVREARAMAGVAESAESLQINSDTTLKRHNWPKDQFYGPGELSGANTWDNNSSLGLSYALDLWGRERNATERAVDLAHMSVAEARQAQLELQNNVVRAYIQLSLHYANRDIVAATLAQQQQILELANKRLDAGIGTHFDVSQAETPLPETHRQLDALDEEIALSRNQLAALAGKGPGEGAQLQRPSLSLAAPLKLPSTLPAQLLGQRPDVVAGRWQVAAQARGIDVAQASFYPNVDLVGSLGYVATGGGMLAFLAGKKFNYSVGPALTLPIFDGGRLRAELGEASAGYDLAVARYNQTLVNALKGISDQLIRRESMDKQSSFAAQSVASAQKTYDIAMIAYQRGLTDYLNVLNAQTLLFRQQQIEQQVQAARLSAHAELVTALGGGLDAGKDIPQDAQALPGKTPAALAVFDH